The following DNA comes from candidate division KSB1 bacterium.
AGGTTGAGAGAAAAAGCCGGCTCGAATTCGGAATAGTGAGGGTAATAAAAAGTTGTTATCGGAACTCGTGATGTATCGTCAAGGTTGGCCAAGTTATTATAGAATCGAATACCCATTACATGACGACGCAAAACACGAATGGGCCCTGGCTTTACCAACAACCTGCTTTGGTCATGGAAAGCTGTCGTTTTAATGGTAATATTGATGAAAGTATAGGTTAGCGTAATATTGTAATCCTTCATTTTTTCCCAAAAATGGATGTTGCTGCCAGTGGCGGTTACATTGTTCCCCTGGTAGGTCACCTGAACAGACAGCTTTTTGATGACGCCGCGGACACGCCAATTCTCCAATATATCTACATTATTGCCTACGATGGCCAGCGAATCCGGAAATCCGGAAGCGACTTCGGAATGGTGGGCTATGCCGTAAGTCAAACCGTAAACACGATCGTTTTTGTATGTTATGTATGAGACATCACTCTTCGGCAGGGTAGGGGAGTAAAAGATATAGGCGTAACCCGATTCGCCGGTTTGAAGATCGGTACAATTGATTTCGTATCGCGGAAAGAGTTTGGACGTTTCGTCGTTGGGCCATGCGGTCAGATCGGGAGCCTTGTCCTTCAAGTCCTTCGCCATGAACACGATCTCGTCCAAGGCGGTCAATTTACCATCCCCCCACCAATCTATCTCTTTGGCTTGAGGCGTCCCCTCTTTTTCTCTAAACTCATCGACCTGAAAAGGAATCGGCGACCAGGAAGAAGAAGCTTGATCGTAAACGAATACGCGCACCCCGTCGATCGTCTTGGACAGAAAACCGCCGCATTCCGCGCCGTGAACGGTTACAATTTCCATTGGCTTGTTGACGGCTGCCCGGGCTGTGTACAATCCGAACCCCGCCGTAAAAATGATGCAGCAGAACAAAATCTTTGTTTTCATAACGTACCCACCTATGAAAAGACCGTAAACGGCTAGCGTTTTCCCTCACGTCGCCGAAAAAATATGGGGCATCACTGCCCCATATTACCGGTTGCTTGCTTTTTACTTTGAAAAACTATTGATTGAAAGATGCTATCGCCTCTTCGACCGAATCATAGTGCTCAAAGGTGGTAATGATTTTTGTAATCATAAAAAGGCTTTTGACTTTTTCAGTTGCGCGGGCAACCTTCAATTCACCGCCGGCATTGCGCACGGTCGAAAGCGCGCTCATCAGCATGCCGATGCCTGAGCTGTTCATCCAGGTCACTCCGCCCAAATCTATGACCACCTTTTTTACGCCGTTGGCAACCAGTTCTTTAACTCTTTGGTGGATTTCAGTCGTCTCCGGCGCTCCCATCAGCTTGCCTTTTAACTCTAAAATGGAAACTCCGGCCCGCATATCTTCCTTGAAAGCCATACTTCTCCTCCTCTTT
Coding sequences within:
- a CDS encoding STAS domain-containing protein, producing the protein MAFKEDMRAGVSILELKGKLMGAPETTEIHQRVKELVANGVKKVVIDLGGVTWMNSSGIGMLMSALSTVRNAGGELKVARATEKVKSLFMITKIITTFEHYDSVEEAIASFNQ